A window of the Gossypium hirsutum isolate 1008001.06 chromosome A03, Gossypium_hirsutum_v2.1, whole genome shotgun sequence genome harbors these coding sequences:
- the LOC107963850 gene encoding rab3 GTPase-activating protein catalytic subunit isoform X4 — MASSSKANLAEQDEGEEAEEIEHFNDFTLASSWERFISEIEATCRQWLADGPKRLLEKGAVHLDSSDNIYKVKSELKNAAKIYSMEYYFEISGKIADWNCTLHDLQLCFGVKEFLVISPQSASGVVLDAPEATKLLSAVSIALANCSSLWPAFVPVHDPSRKAFIGIQNMGTIFTRRFEADRIGSQVPIKFMHLEGLYELFVSKFAYCMSDHSMHLFRVHLLMKLTYQTLSNDEDNYDDIQEADTENAESETSPGCGNPNRKHWDDDCPWNEWYSAEDPVMRFDLVVTWSEKVVESSLEMAEMENASPHEAEKWILAPNLYPNLDSSKGDRIGFASQLHLLVNALGMSFEAPFIEDFVSVENPGSDNLESTMVIPPPTVLDRVLKDLFLEDPQLPDFAKDEHKSSRAIKGAPVESLFAQFCLHSLWFGNCNIRAIAVLWIEFVQEIRWHWEESQPLPKIPANGSIDLATCLINQKLQMLAICIGKKRELNEEFEDCIGTKDDASANMEEANKDGDESSSFHARSQAFDEKRDSLLTPEGFNGSKTVESKFSANAQDVHSADKSTLDSIRRGSAGPVGSMKLLKLCQSLHAPFTQSAPLMTEDMHEERLRAIETFGFSFLERETLSSDMSAFKAANPGAVFEDFIRWYSPTDWENDESEAKGPSTDLTEGMNVDWPPQGRLSRRMSESGNFWRKIWDEAPILPASEQKPLLDPNREGEKILHYLETMQPHQLLEQMVCSAFRASADTLNQTNYGSLKEMDTKMDQLYLTMASTLRPLQVNLLSNTSDTIEDLQRLCVVFEHVEKLLILAASLHRRFRQVPRISEAIFSNYYNFYLPTMGIGLADVDTQKEFDMKLQLSQNERQVVSNMFTPPTANQSWRKVLSMGNHLNGHEPILREIIFSMHDNASDNHYASSSHRDYQQDTETYRMYTCGTSNDLRVALSIISYD, encoded by the exons ATGGCATCTTCAAGCAAAGCCAATCTAGCTGAGCAAGATGAAGGAGAGGAAGCAGAGGAA ATTGAACACTTCAATGATTTCACTCTGGCTTCTTCATGGGAAAG GTTCATATCTGAAATAGAGGCTACCTGTCGGCAGTGGTTAGCTGATGGTCCAAAGCGTTTGCTG GAAAAGGGAGCAGTTCATCTGGACTCATCTGATAACATATATAAGGTCAAATCTGAGTTAAAAAATGCTGCAAAAATCTATTCCATGGAGTACTACTTTGAAATCAGCG GAAAAATTGCTGACTGGAATTGCACTTTGCATGATTTGCAGCTTTGCTTTGGAGTAAAAGAATTCTTG GTGATTTCACCTCAAAGTGCCAGTGGTGTGGTACTTGATGCGCCAGAGGCAACCAAGCTTCTAAGTGCAGTTTCAATTGCTTTAGCAAATTGTTCAAG TCTGTGGCCAGCTTTTGTCCCTGTCCATGACCCTTCAAGAAAAGCATTTATTGGAATACAAAACATGGGAACAATTTTTACGAGACGGTTTGAGGCAGATCGTATTGGTAGCCAGGTTCCTATAAAGTTCATGCATCTGGAAGGATTGTATGAGTTGTTTGTTTCCAAGttt GCTTACTGCATGTCAGACCATTCAATGCATCTTTTCAGAGTACATCTTTTAATGAAACTCACCTATCAAACACTTTCAAATGATGAGGACAATTACGATGATATCCAAGAGGCTGATACCGAAAATGCCGAATCTGAAACAAGTCCAGGCTGTGGTAATCCCAATAGGAAGCATTGGGATGATGATTGCCCTTGGAATGAGTGGTATTCCGCTGAAGATCCAGTAATGA GATTTGATTTAGTGGTCACTTGGTCAGAAAAGGTGGTTGAAAGCTCCTTGGAAATGGCTGAAATGGAAAATGCTTCACCCCATGAAGCTGAGAAGTGGATCTTAGCTCCAAATTTGTACCCCAATCT TGATAGTTCAAAAGGAGACAGAATTGGATTTGCTTCCCAGTTGCATCTTTTGGTTAATGCATTGGGGATGTCATTTGAAGCTCCATTTATAGAGGATTTTGTGTCAG TTGAAAATCCTGGTTCAGACAATTTGGAGTCTACTATGGTTATACCACCACCTACCGTCCTTGACCGTGTGCTTAAAGATCTCTTTCTTGAGG ATCCCCagttacctgattttgctaaagatGAACATAAGAGTTCTCGAGCTATTAAAGGAGCACCTGTTGAGTCTCTTTTTGCGCAGTTTTGTTTACACTCACTATGGTTTGGCAATTGTAACATACGTG CCATTGCTGTGCTCTGGATAGAGTTTGTTCAAGAAATTCGCTGGCATTGGGAAGAGTCACAGCCATTGCCTAAAATTCCAGCCAATGGTTCAATTGACCTAGCAACTTGTTTGATCAACCAGAAGCTACAAATG CTTGCAATATGCATTGGGAAGAAGCGTGAACTGAATGAAGAATTTGAAGACTGTATTGGAACTAAAGATGATGCATCTGCAAATATGGAG GAAGCAAATAAAGATGGAGATGAGTCTTCTAGTTTTCATGCTCGGAGTCAAGCCTTTGATGAGAAACGTGACAG TCTCTTGACTCCAGAAGGTTTTAATGGATCTAAAACAGTTGAATCAAAGTTCAGTGCAAATGCTCAAGATGTGCATTCTGCTGATAAAAGCACTTTGGATTCTATTAGGAGAGGTTCAGCTGGTCCTGTGGGATCTATGAAGCTTCTGAAATTGTGTCAGAGCTTGCATGCTCCTTTTACGCAG AGTGCACCACTCATGACAGAAGACATGCATGAAGAACGACTCCGTGCTATTGAGACCTTTGGTTTTTCATTT TTGGAGAGAGAGACATTATCTTCAG ACATGTCAGCTTTTAAAGCTGCAAATCCTGGTGCTGTTTTCGAAGATTTTATCCGGTGGTATTCACCTACAGATTGGGAGAATGACGAAAGTGAGGCAAAAGGTCCATCCACAGATCTTACGGAGGGTATGAATGTTGACTGGCCTCCTCAAGGAAGGCTTTCACGGCGGATGTCTGAAAGTGGGAACTTTTGGCGAAAGATTTGGGATGAGGCTCCTATTTTGCCAGCTTCTGAGCAGAAACCACTACTGGATCCAAACCGAGAAGGAGAGAAG ATCCTTCATTACCTGGAAACTATGCAACCCCATCAGTTGCTTGAGCAAATGGTCTGTTCTGCATTCAGAGCGTCAGCGGACACTCTAAACCAAACAAATTATGGAAGCTTGAAGGAGATGGACACGAAAATGGACCAACTGTACCTTACTATGGCATCTACGTTAAGGCCTTTGCAAG TGAACCTATTATCTAACACCAGTGACACTATTGAAGACCTCCAACGGCTTTGTGTTGTCTTTGAACATGTCGAGAAGTTGTTAATACTTGCAGCTTCCCTTCATCGTAGATTTAGACAAGTGCCACGAATCTCGGAAGCCATTTTCAGTAACTACTACAACTTTTACCTTCCAACCATGGGAATTGGCTTAGCTGATGTAGATACTCAGAAG GAATTTGACATGAAGCTGCAACTAAGTCAGAATGAGAGACAAGTTGTGTCAAATATGTTCACGCCACCAACCGCTAATCAGTCATGGAGAAAAGTTTTAAGCATGGGAAATCATCTGAACGGCCATGAACCAATCCTCAGGGAGATCATCTTCTCAATGCACGATAATGCCAGTGACAATCACTACGCAAGCAGCAGCCACAGAGATTATCAACAGGATACAGAAACATATCGGATGTATACATGCGGAACCTCGAATGATCTTCGGGTAGCACTTTCTATTATCTCATATGATTAA
- the LOC107963850 gene encoding rab3 GTPase-activating protein catalytic subunit isoform X6 produces the protein MASSSKANLAEQDEGEEAEEIEHFNDFTLASSWERFISEIEATCRQWLADGPKRLLEKGAVHLDSSDNIYKVKSELKNAAKIYSMEYYFEISGKIADWNCTLHDLQLCFGVKEFLVISPQSASGVVLDAPEATKLLSAVSIALANCSSLWPAFVPVHDPSRKAFIGIQNMGTIFTRRFEADRIGSQVPIKFMHLEGLYELFVSKFAYCMSDHSMHLFRVHLLMKLTYQTLSNDEDNYDDIQEADTENAESETSPGCGNPNRKHWDDDCPWNEWYSAEDPVMRFDLVVTWSEKVVESSLEMAEMENASPHEAEKWILAPNLYPNLDSSKGDRIGFASQLHLLVNALGMSFEAPFIEDFVSVENPGSDNLESTMVIPPPTVLDRVLKDLFLEAIAVLWIEFVQEIRWHWEESQPLPKIPANGSIDLATCLINQKLQMLAICIGKKRELNEEFEDCIGTKDDASANMEKMQEANKDGDESSSFHARSQAFDEKRDSLLTPEGFNGSKTVESKFSANAQDVHSADKSTLDSIRRGSAGPVGSMKLLKLCQSLHAPFTQSAPLMTEDMHEERLRAIETFGFSFNFSAQLERETLSSDMSAFKAANPGAVFEDFIRWYSPTDWENDESEAKGPSTDLTEGMNVDWPPQGRLSRRMSESGNFWRKIWDEAPILPASEQKPLLDPNREGEKILHYLETMQPHQLLEQMVCSAFRASADTLNQTNYGSLKEMDTKMDQLYLTMASTLRPLQVNLLSNTSDTIEDLQRLCVVFEHVEKLLILAASLHRRFRQVPRISEAIFSNYYNFYLPTMGIGLADVDTQKEFDMKLQLSQNERQVVSNMFTPPTANQSWRKVLSMGNHLNGHEPILREIIFSMHDNASDNHYASSSHRDYQQDTETYRMYTCGTSNDLRVALSIISYD, from the exons ATGGCATCTTCAAGCAAAGCCAATCTAGCTGAGCAAGATGAAGGAGAGGAAGCAGAGGAA ATTGAACACTTCAATGATTTCACTCTGGCTTCTTCATGGGAAAG GTTCATATCTGAAATAGAGGCTACCTGTCGGCAGTGGTTAGCTGATGGTCCAAAGCGTTTGCTG GAAAAGGGAGCAGTTCATCTGGACTCATCTGATAACATATATAAGGTCAAATCTGAGTTAAAAAATGCTGCAAAAATCTATTCCATGGAGTACTACTTTGAAATCAGCG GAAAAATTGCTGACTGGAATTGCACTTTGCATGATTTGCAGCTTTGCTTTGGAGTAAAAGAATTCTTG GTGATTTCACCTCAAAGTGCCAGTGGTGTGGTACTTGATGCGCCAGAGGCAACCAAGCTTCTAAGTGCAGTTTCAATTGCTTTAGCAAATTGTTCAAG TCTGTGGCCAGCTTTTGTCCCTGTCCATGACCCTTCAAGAAAAGCATTTATTGGAATACAAAACATGGGAACAATTTTTACGAGACGGTTTGAGGCAGATCGTATTGGTAGCCAGGTTCCTATAAAGTTCATGCATCTGGAAGGATTGTATGAGTTGTTTGTTTCCAAGttt GCTTACTGCATGTCAGACCATTCAATGCATCTTTTCAGAGTACATCTTTTAATGAAACTCACCTATCAAACACTTTCAAATGATGAGGACAATTACGATGATATCCAAGAGGCTGATACCGAAAATGCCGAATCTGAAACAAGTCCAGGCTGTGGTAATCCCAATAGGAAGCATTGGGATGATGATTGCCCTTGGAATGAGTGGTATTCCGCTGAAGATCCAGTAATGA GATTTGATTTAGTGGTCACTTGGTCAGAAAAGGTGGTTGAAAGCTCCTTGGAAATGGCTGAAATGGAAAATGCTTCACCCCATGAAGCTGAGAAGTGGATCTTAGCTCCAAATTTGTACCCCAATCT TGATAGTTCAAAAGGAGACAGAATTGGATTTGCTTCCCAGTTGCATCTTTTGGTTAATGCATTGGGGATGTCATTTGAAGCTCCATTTATAGAGGATTTTGTGTCAG TTGAAAATCCTGGTTCAGACAATTTGGAGTCTACTATGGTTATACCACCACCTACCGTCCTTGACCGTGTGCTTAAAGATCTCTTTCTTGAGG CCATTGCTGTGCTCTGGATAGAGTTTGTTCAAGAAATTCGCTGGCATTGGGAAGAGTCACAGCCATTGCCTAAAATTCCAGCCAATGGTTCAATTGACCTAGCAACTTGTTTGATCAACCAGAAGCTACAAATG CTTGCAATATGCATTGGGAAGAAGCGTGAACTGAATGAAGAATTTGAAGACTGTATTGGAACTAAAGATGATGCATCTGCAAATATGGAG AAAATGCAGGAAGCAAATAAAGATGGAGATGAGTCTTCTAGTTTTCATGCTCGGAGTCAAGCCTTTGATGAGAAACGTGACAG TCTCTTGACTCCAGAAGGTTTTAATGGATCTAAAACAGTTGAATCAAAGTTCAGTGCAAATGCTCAAGATGTGCATTCTGCTGATAAAAGCACTTTGGATTCTATTAGGAGAGGTTCAGCTGGTCCTGTGGGATCTATGAAGCTTCTGAAATTGTGTCAGAGCTTGCATGCTCCTTTTACGCAG AGTGCACCACTCATGACAGAAGACATGCATGAAGAACGACTCCGTGCTATTGAGACCTTTGGTTTTTCATTT AACTTTTCTGCGCAGTTGGAGAGAGAGACATTATCTTCAG ACATGTCAGCTTTTAAAGCTGCAAATCCTGGTGCTGTTTTCGAAGATTTTATCCGGTGGTATTCACCTACAGATTGGGAGAATGACGAAAGTGAGGCAAAAGGTCCATCCACAGATCTTACGGAGGGTATGAATGTTGACTGGCCTCCTCAAGGAAGGCTTTCACGGCGGATGTCTGAAAGTGGGAACTTTTGGCGAAAGATTTGGGATGAGGCTCCTATTTTGCCAGCTTCTGAGCAGAAACCACTACTGGATCCAAACCGAGAAGGAGAGAAG ATCCTTCATTACCTGGAAACTATGCAACCCCATCAGTTGCTTGAGCAAATGGTCTGTTCTGCATTCAGAGCGTCAGCGGACACTCTAAACCAAACAAATTATGGAAGCTTGAAGGAGATGGACACGAAAATGGACCAACTGTACCTTACTATGGCATCTACGTTAAGGCCTTTGCAAG TGAACCTATTATCTAACACCAGTGACACTATTGAAGACCTCCAACGGCTTTGTGTTGTCTTTGAACATGTCGAGAAGTTGTTAATACTTGCAGCTTCCCTTCATCGTAGATTTAGACAAGTGCCACGAATCTCGGAAGCCATTTTCAGTAACTACTACAACTTTTACCTTCCAACCATGGGAATTGGCTTAGCTGATGTAGATACTCAGAAG GAATTTGACATGAAGCTGCAACTAAGTCAGAATGAGAGACAAGTTGTGTCAAATATGTTCACGCCACCAACCGCTAATCAGTCATGGAGAAAAGTTTTAAGCATGGGAAATCATCTGAACGGCCATGAACCAATCCTCAGGGAGATCATCTTCTCAATGCACGATAATGCCAGTGACAATCACTACGCAAGCAGCAGCCACAGAGATTATCAACAGGATACAGAAACATATCGGATGTATACATGCGGAACCTCGAATGATCTTCGGGTAGCACTTTCTATTATCTCATATGATTAA
- the LOC107963850 gene encoding rab3 GTPase-activating protein catalytic subunit isoform X5, producing MKERKQRKLNTSMISLWLLHGKEATCRQWLADGPKRLLEKGAVHLDSSDNIYKVKSELKNAAKIYSMEYYFEISGKIADWNCTLHDLQLCFGVKEFLVISPQSASGVVLDAPEATKLLSAVSIALANCSSLWPAFVPVHDPSRKAFIGIQNMGTIFTRRFEADRIGSQVPIKFMHLEGLYELFVSKFAYCMSDHSMHLFRVHLLMKLTYQTLSNDEDNYDDIQEADTENAESETSPGCGNPNRKHWDDDCPWNEWYSAEDPVMRFDLVVTWSEKVVESSLEMAEMENASPHEAEKWILAPNLYPNLDSSKGDRIGFASQLHLLVNALGMSFEAPFIEDFVSVENPGSDNLESTMVIPPPTVLDRVLKDLFLEDPQLPDFAKDEHKSSRAIKGAPVESLFAQFCLHSLWFGNCNIRAIAVLWIEFVQEIRWHWEESQPLPKIPANGSIDLATCLINQKLQMLAICIGKKRELNEEFEDCIGTKDDASANMEKMQEANKDGDESSSFHARSQAFDEKRDSLLTPEGFNGSKTVESKFSANAQDVHSADKSTLDSIRRGSAGPVGSMKLLKLCQSLHAPFTQSAPLMTEDMHEERLRAIETFGFSFNFSAQLERETLSSDMSAFKAANPGAVFEDFIRWYSPTDWENDESEAKGPSTDLTEGMNVDWPPQGRLSRRMSESGNFWRKIWDEAPILPASEQKPLLDPNREGEKILHYLETMQPHQLLEQMVCSAFRASADTLNQTNYGSLKEMDTKMDQLYLTMASTLRPLQVNLLSNTSDTIEDLQRLCVVFEHVEKLLILAASLHRRFRQVPRISEAIFSNYYNFYLPTMGIGLADVDTQKEFDMKLQLSQNERQVVSNMFTPPTANQSWRKVLSMGNHLNGHEPILREIIFSMHDNASDNHYASSSHRDYQQDTETYRMYTCGTSNDLRVALSIISYD from the exons ATGAAGGAGAGGAAGCAGAGGAA ATTGAACACTTCAATGATTTCACTCTGGCTTCTTCATGGGAAAG AGGCTACCTGTCGGCAGTGGTTAGCTGATGGTCCAAAGCGTTTGCTG GAAAAGGGAGCAGTTCATCTGGACTCATCTGATAACATATATAAGGTCAAATCTGAGTTAAAAAATGCTGCAAAAATCTATTCCATGGAGTACTACTTTGAAATCAGCG GAAAAATTGCTGACTGGAATTGCACTTTGCATGATTTGCAGCTTTGCTTTGGAGTAAAAGAATTCTTG GTGATTTCACCTCAAAGTGCCAGTGGTGTGGTACTTGATGCGCCAGAGGCAACCAAGCTTCTAAGTGCAGTTTCAATTGCTTTAGCAAATTGTTCAAG TCTGTGGCCAGCTTTTGTCCCTGTCCATGACCCTTCAAGAAAAGCATTTATTGGAATACAAAACATGGGAACAATTTTTACGAGACGGTTTGAGGCAGATCGTATTGGTAGCCAGGTTCCTATAAAGTTCATGCATCTGGAAGGATTGTATGAGTTGTTTGTTTCCAAGttt GCTTACTGCATGTCAGACCATTCAATGCATCTTTTCAGAGTACATCTTTTAATGAAACTCACCTATCAAACACTTTCAAATGATGAGGACAATTACGATGATATCCAAGAGGCTGATACCGAAAATGCCGAATCTGAAACAAGTCCAGGCTGTGGTAATCCCAATAGGAAGCATTGGGATGATGATTGCCCTTGGAATGAGTGGTATTCCGCTGAAGATCCAGTAATGA GATTTGATTTAGTGGTCACTTGGTCAGAAAAGGTGGTTGAAAGCTCCTTGGAAATGGCTGAAATGGAAAATGCTTCACCCCATGAAGCTGAGAAGTGGATCTTAGCTCCAAATTTGTACCCCAATCT TGATAGTTCAAAAGGAGACAGAATTGGATTTGCTTCCCAGTTGCATCTTTTGGTTAATGCATTGGGGATGTCATTTGAAGCTCCATTTATAGAGGATTTTGTGTCAG TTGAAAATCCTGGTTCAGACAATTTGGAGTCTACTATGGTTATACCACCACCTACCGTCCTTGACCGTGTGCTTAAAGATCTCTTTCTTGAGG ATCCCCagttacctgattttgctaaagatGAACATAAGAGTTCTCGAGCTATTAAAGGAGCACCTGTTGAGTCTCTTTTTGCGCAGTTTTGTTTACACTCACTATGGTTTGGCAATTGTAACATACGTG CCATTGCTGTGCTCTGGATAGAGTTTGTTCAAGAAATTCGCTGGCATTGGGAAGAGTCACAGCCATTGCCTAAAATTCCAGCCAATGGTTCAATTGACCTAGCAACTTGTTTGATCAACCAGAAGCTACAAATG CTTGCAATATGCATTGGGAAGAAGCGTGAACTGAATGAAGAATTTGAAGACTGTATTGGAACTAAAGATGATGCATCTGCAAATATGGAG AAAATGCAGGAAGCAAATAAAGATGGAGATGAGTCTTCTAGTTTTCATGCTCGGAGTCAAGCCTTTGATGAGAAACGTGACAG TCTCTTGACTCCAGAAGGTTTTAATGGATCTAAAACAGTTGAATCAAAGTTCAGTGCAAATGCTCAAGATGTGCATTCTGCTGATAAAAGCACTTTGGATTCTATTAGGAGAGGTTCAGCTGGTCCTGTGGGATCTATGAAGCTTCTGAAATTGTGTCAGAGCTTGCATGCTCCTTTTACGCAG AGTGCACCACTCATGACAGAAGACATGCATGAAGAACGACTCCGTGCTATTGAGACCTTTGGTTTTTCATTT AACTTTTCTGCGCAGTTGGAGAGAGAGACATTATCTTCAG ACATGTCAGCTTTTAAAGCTGCAAATCCTGGTGCTGTTTTCGAAGATTTTATCCGGTGGTATTCACCTACAGATTGGGAGAATGACGAAAGTGAGGCAAAAGGTCCATCCACAGATCTTACGGAGGGTATGAATGTTGACTGGCCTCCTCAAGGAAGGCTTTCACGGCGGATGTCTGAAAGTGGGAACTTTTGGCGAAAGATTTGGGATGAGGCTCCTATTTTGCCAGCTTCTGAGCAGAAACCACTACTGGATCCAAACCGAGAAGGAGAGAAG ATCCTTCATTACCTGGAAACTATGCAACCCCATCAGTTGCTTGAGCAAATGGTCTGTTCTGCATTCAGAGCGTCAGCGGACACTCTAAACCAAACAAATTATGGAAGCTTGAAGGAGATGGACACGAAAATGGACCAACTGTACCTTACTATGGCATCTACGTTAAGGCCTTTGCAAG TGAACCTATTATCTAACACCAGTGACACTATTGAAGACCTCCAACGGCTTTGTGTTGTCTTTGAACATGTCGAGAAGTTGTTAATACTTGCAGCTTCCCTTCATCGTAGATTTAGACAAGTGCCACGAATCTCGGAAGCCATTTTCAGTAACTACTACAACTTTTACCTTCCAACCATGGGAATTGGCTTAGCTGATGTAGATACTCAGAAG GAATTTGACATGAAGCTGCAACTAAGTCAGAATGAGAGACAAGTTGTGTCAAATATGTTCACGCCACCAACCGCTAATCAGTCATGGAGAAAAGTTTTAAGCATGGGAAATCATCTGAACGGCCATGAACCAATCCTCAGGGAGATCATCTTCTCAATGCACGATAATGCCAGTGACAATCACTACGCAAGCAGCAGCCACAGAGATTATCAACAGGATACAGAAACATATCGGATGTATACATGCGGAACCTCGAATGATCTTCGGGTAGCACTTTCTATTATCTCATATGATTAA